Proteins co-encoded in one Arachis hypogaea cultivar Tifrunner chromosome 11, arahy.Tifrunner.gnm2.J5K5, whole genome shotgun sequence genomic window:
- the LOC112723019 gene encoding uncharacterized protein At4g15545 encodes MAAESGSSKFDLPEEVVQVLPSDPFEQLDVARKITSIALATRVNALESETSDLRAKIADKDNLIAHLRSQLASLDASLSQIADKLVQADQDKESLLKENASLSSTVRKLTREVSKLEGFRRTLMQSLQEDDDNSGGAPEMVARIESQSSLTSTSHFGDDDASRPPSTSSSQTHTSDVGNSFVRDHESDATRPRVSQSLLLASQTSTPRITPPGSPPILSASVSPRTSQPVSPRRHSISVLNSRGMYDDRSSVYSSMSSVHNSVSSSDVGAGSQFGRTRVDGKDFFRQARNRLSYEQFGAFLANVKELNSHKQTREETLQKADEIFGPENKDLYAIFEGLITRNVH; translated from the exons ATGGCGGCAGAATCGGGAAGCTCGAAGTTCGATCTTCCCGAGGAGGTGGTACAAGTGCTACCGTCAGATCCCTTCGAGCAGCTTGATGTGGCACGCAAGATCACATCCATTGCGCTCGCGACGCGTGTCAACGCACTCGAATCTGAGACGTCTGATCTACGCGCCAAGATCGCCGACAAGGACAATCTCATCGCCCACCTCCGCTCTCAGCTCGCCTCCCTCGACGCCTCCCTCTCCCAAATCGCCGATAAGCTCGTCCAAGCCGACCAAGATAAG GAGAGCTTGCTGAAGGAGAATGCTTCCCTTTCCAGTACCGTCAGAAAGCTCACTCGGGAGGTCTCCAAG TTGGAGGGTTTCAGAAGGACGCTTATGCAATCACTTCAAGAAGATGATGATAATTCT GGTGGAGCTCCAGAAATGGTTGCTAGAATAGAGAGTCAATCGAGCTTGACTTCCACTTCCCATTTTGGAG ACGATGATGCTTCACGGCCACCGTCGACATCTTCATCGCAAACACATACTTCTGATGTTGGAAATTCTTTTGTCCGGGATCATGAATCTGATG CCACAAGACCTCGAGTATCACAAAGTCTCCTCTTAGCATCCCAAACTAGCACCCCTAGAATTACTCCACCCGGTTCCCCTCCAATTCTTTCGGCATCAGTGTCCCCAAGAACATCCCAACCTGTGTCTCCAAGGAGACATTCAATTTCAGTCTTGAACTCAAGAGGCATGTATGATGACAGGTCTTCAGTGTATTCCTCAATGTCCTCGGTTCATAATTCAGTATCTAGCTCTGATGTAGGAGCTGGATCACAATTTG GACGAACCCGGGTGGATGGAAAGGACTTTTTCCGCCAAGCAAG GAACCGTTTGTCCTATGAGCAGTTTGGAGCATTTCTGGCGAACGTTAAGGAGCTGAATTCCCATAAACAAACAAGAGAG GAGACGCTACAAAAAGCTGATGAAATTTTCGGGCCTGAAAATAAGGACCTTTATGCTATATTCGAGGGATTGATTACTCGCAATGTCCATTG